A window of the Bacillus sp. A301a_S52 genome harbors these coding sequences:
- a CDS encoding anti-sigma regulatory factor, whose protein sequence is MQVQTHVDIHSEWGIVAARQAGRKLAREVGFGSVDQARITTAISELARNIYLYANKGQIQIEEVTLSENRGIKIVAVDEGPGIKDLRRVMEDGFTTSGGLGAGLPGVKRLMDTFDIESEVNEGTTITAIKWLR, encoded by the coding sequence ATGCAAGTCCAAACCCATGTTGATATCCACAGTGAGTGGGGAATTGTCGCTGCAAGACAAGCAGGTCGTAAACTTGCGCGTGAAGTCGGGTTTGGTTCCGTGGACCAGGCGAGAATCACGACAGCGATTTCCGAATTAGCGAGAAATATATATTTATATGCTAACAAAGGTCAAATACAAATTGAAGAAGTTACTTTATCAGAAAACCGAGGAATAAAAATAGTCGCTGTTGACGAAGGCCCTGGTATTAAAGATCTCCGTCGTGTCATGGAAGATGGATTCACAACTTCAGGCGGGCTTGGGGCTGGATTACCAGGAGTGAAACGTTTAATGGATACGTTCGATATAGAGTCCGAGGTAAATGAAGGAACAACAATTACTGCAATTAAGTGGCTTCGATAG
- a CDS encoding PP2C family protein-serine/threonine phosphatase has protein sequence MYQLYRDMLTSYLKNKSEHALYHAQQFSKEMMEKDMSPEETVSLHLSVFQELAEELPEEVVDSFDLLLEVMIGYGLAYREHQSLRDRQRQLESELNVAARMQKSLLPSGEMSLDSIDLGIISVPAGKMSGDYYDYLLDDDQNIGVAVADVIGKGVPAAMSMSMIKYAMDTLPEKRQKPGEMLESLNRVVERNIDADMFITMMYGCYNPDTHHFCYASAGHEPGFVYNATKDEFKSLEAKGLVLGVSRKVSYQEDSIPLQVDDFIVLLSDGVTECRVNGEFIEREQLVQMIRQYKHLSAQQIVEEIYQDLEKAQEFQLRDDFTLLILRRKV, from the coding sequence ATGTACCAATTATACCGAGATATGTTAACAAGCTATTTAAAAAATAAAAGTGAGCATGCTTTGTATCATGCTCAACAATTTAGTAAAGAAATGATGGAGAAAGATATGTCGCCAGAAGAAACGGTGAGTCTCCATCTTTCTGTTTTTCAAGAGCTAGCAGAAGAATTACCTGAAGAAGTCGTGGATTCATTTGACTTGTTATTGGAAGTTATGATCGGTTACGGGCTAGCGTATCGGGAACATCAGAGCCTTCGTGACCGTCAACGTCAGCTTGAATCGGAATTAAACGTCGCTGCGAGAATGCAGAAGTCTTTACTTCCTAGCGGCGAAATGTCGCTGGATTCAATAGATTTAGGAATTATAAGTGTGCCAGCGGGAAAAATGAGCGGAGACTATTATGATTATTTGCTTGATGATGATCAGAATATTGGTGTGGCTGTAGCAGATGTCATTGGTAAAGGCGTCCCGGCGGCCATGAGCATGTCGATGATTAAATATGCTATGGACACTTTGCCGGAGAAGAGGCAAAAACCTGGGGAAATGCTTGAAAGTTTAAATCGAGTGGTGGAAAGAAATATTGATGCGGATATGTTTATTACAATGATGTATGGATGTTATAACCCTGATACACATCATTTTTGCTATGCCAGTGCCGGTCATGAGCCAGGATTTGTCTATAATGCCACGAAGGACGAATTCAAAAGTCTTGAAGCTAAAGGCTTGGTCCTTGGTGTTTCACGTAAAGTTTCCTACCAAGAAGACAGTATTCCACTTCAAGTAGACGACTTTATCGTGTTATTATCGGACGGAGTGACAGAGTGCCGTGTAAACGGTGAATTTATTGAACGGGAACAACTCGTTCAAATGATTCGACAGTATAAACACCTTTCGGCTCAGCAAATTGTTGAAGAAATCTATCAAGATTTAGAAAAAGCACAAGAATTTCAATTGAGGGATGATTTTACTCTATTAATTTTACGTCGGAAGGTTTAG
- a CDS encoding STAS domain-containing protein: MNLEIKVTESERINTAYLSGEVDVYTATKLKEAITPLAEQADKDLIVDLSGVNYIDSTGLGIFIGTLKASEKSDTLLRLTGLNDRVKRLFEITGLNEVIDIDAVKKEEA; encoded by the coding sequence ATGAATTTAGAAATTAAGGTAACTGAAAGTGAGCGTATTAATACCGCTTATTTATCAGGAGAAGTTGACGTATATACGGCTACGAAACTAAAAGAGGCGATAACACCACTGGCTGAACAAGCGGATAAAGATTTAATTGTCGATTTGTCAGGAGTTAATTATATTGACAGTACCGGATTGGGTATTTTTATCGGGACGCTAAAAGCATCTGAAAAGAGTGATACATTGCTGCGCTTAACGGGCTTAAATGACCGGGTAAAACGCTTATTTGAAATTACAGGCCTAAATGAAGTTATTGATATAGATGCTGTGAAAAAGGAGGAAGCGTAA
- the rsbW gene encoding anti-sigma B factor RsbW, translated as MARSSDFISMTVPAKPEYVGVVRLTVSGVANRLGYSYDDIEDIKIAVAEACTNVVNHAYKEKSDTNNMHLNFGVYEDRLELVVSDQGGTIDVDFLVQERGPVKSEQSIEDLQEGGLGLFLIETLMDDVEIRGESGVMIIMTKFLQRDGVEQNGDRVSEEVPEQQ; from the coding sequence ATGGCACGATCCTCTGATTTTATAAGTATGACAGTGCCGGCAAAGCCTGAATATGTAGGCGTCGTTAGGCTGACTGTCTCAGGTGTTGCTAATCGATTAGGTTATTCTTATGACGATATAGAAGATATTAAAATAGCTGTGGCAGAAGCGTGTACAAATGTTGTGAATCATGCTTACAAGGAAAAATCGGACACGAATAACATGCACTTGAATTTCGGTGTTTATGAAGATCGTCTCGAACTCGTTGTTTCTGATCAAGGAGGTACGATAGACGTTGATTTCCTCGTACAGGAAAGGGGTCCTGTAAAAAGCGAGCAATCCATTGAAGACCTGCAGGAAGGGGGCCTTGGCCTTTTTTTAATTGAAACATTAATGGATGACGTAGAAATTAGAGGAGAGTCCGGTGTTATGATTATCATGACAAAGTTCCTGCAAAGAGATGGGGTGGAACAGAATGGAGATAGAGTCTCAGAAGAAGTCCCGGAACAGCAGTAA
- the sigB gene encoding RNA polymerase sigma factor SigB — MEIESQKKSRNSSKSPNQSKEIVLNWIEEFQRTGDDELQTKLVKEFENLVQSLARKFSKGQRHDEDLIQVGMIGLLAALRRFDPEFGRSFESFAVPTIVGEIKRFIRDKTWSVHVPRRIKELGPKIKNAVEELTTELQRSPKVEEIAEHLNVSEEEVLETMEMGKSYQALSVDRSIEADDEGSAVTLLDLVGQSEEGYEQTDQQLLLEKAFAVLTEREKQILQLTYFENLSQKETGDELGISQMHVSRLQRRALQKLRESIRIEPTECL; from the coding sequence ATGGAGATAGAGTCTCAGAAGAAGTCCCGGAACAGCAGTAAGTCACCAAATCAAAGCAAAGAAATAGTGCTCAACTGGATTGAGGAATTTCAGCGGACAGGTGACGATGAGTTACAAACTAAACTCGTGAAAGAATTTGAAAATCTCGTTCAATCATTAGCGCGGAAGTTCTCTAAAGGCCAACGGCACGATGAAGATTTAATTCAAGTCGGAATGATCGGTTTACTCGCTGCTTTAAGACGATTTGATCCTGAATTTGGACGTAGCTTTGAATCCTTCGCTGTCCCGACTATTGTAGGCGAAATTAAACGCTTTATTCGTGATAAAACATGGAGTGTCCACGTCCCAAGGCGTATTAAGGAATTGGGGCCAAAAATTAAAAATGCTGTTGAAGAGTTGACCACGGAATTACAGCGTTCTCCTAAAGTAGAAGAAATCGCCGAGCACTTGAACGTCTCTGAAGAGGAAGTGCTTGAGACAATGGAGATGGGGAAAAGCTACCAAGCTCTCTCTGTTGATAGGTCCATTGAAGCAGATGATGAAGGCAGTGCTGTCACGTTGTTAGACCTTGTTGGTCAAAGTGAAGAAGGGTATGAACAAACAGATCAACAGCTTTTATTGGAAAAAGCTTTCGCAGTGTTGACAGAAAGAGAAAAGCAAATTCTACAACTTACCTATTTCGAAAATCTCAGCCAAAAGGAAACGGGAGATGAATTAGGTATCTCGCAAATGCATGTTTCTAGATTGCAAAGAAGAGCCTTGCAAAAATTAAGAGAGTCGATTCGGATTGAACCTACGGAGTGCTTGTAA
- a CDS encoding SpoIIE family protein phosphatase has protein sequence MIEHQYLKEIDISIYKVAKKGNWCSGDSFYTIRTENYVLCAMADGLGSGEEAMNAAEIAMDVIKNEHELDTGTIMDKCNQKMGGTRGVVLTILKFDFTSKMIDYTNVGNIACIFYDPSGRLFRPVPVRGYLSGKKMKYRTQRIPFSKDVVFIMYSDGFTFNPNDHKLFMRSEIPEQMMTNLLDNKGSAKDDTTILIGKVN, from the coding sequence ATGATAGAACATCAATACTTAAAAGAGATTGATATTAGCATTTATAAGGTAGCCAAAAAAGGAAATTGGTGTTCTGGCGATTCGTTTTATACGATCAGGACAGAAAATTATGTTTTGTGCGCTATGGCGGACGGACTTGGTAGCGGTGAGGAAGCAATGAATGCTGCTGAGATAGCGATGGATGTTATAAAAAATGAACATGAGCTTGATACAGGTACTATCATGGATAAGTGTAATCAAAAAATGGGGGGGACAAGGGGGGTTGTTCTTACCATATTAAAATTTGATTTTACATCGAAAATGATAGATTACACAAATGTAGGTAACATTGCATGCATCTTTTATGACCCATCAGGCAGGTTATTTAGGCCTGTCCCTGTTCGTGGCTATCTCTCTGGAAAGAAAATGAAATACCGTACACAGCGCATTCCTTTTTCTAAGGATGTTGTATTCATTATGTATTCTGACGGGTTTACATTTAACCCGAACGACCATAAGTTATTTATGAGAAGTGAGATACCTGAACAAATGATGACTAATCTTCTTGATAACAAAGGATCAGCTAAGGATGATACCACCATTTTAATAGGCAAAGTGAATTAA
- a CDS encoding RNA-binding transcriptional accessory protein codes for MEWNDQLNELLALVAAKVQLQERRIKSVIELAEEGNTVPFIARYRKEMTGGMDEDQIRQVLEGWEYANSLAKRKEEVIRLIDEQEKLTPELKRDIEKATKLQELEDIYRPYKQKRKTKASVAKEKGLEPLAMWLLSLPKSGDIEQEAKKYISVEHDLHTIEPILQGAQDIISEMLSDDPEVRKFVRQLTFKEGMIVSEKKAKADDEKAVFEMYYEYSEQVQKIVPHRVLALNRGEKEGVLKVSVKAPDDRIMSWIENKVIQGAHTIAQPLLADAVADGYKRLIQPSVEREIRKEVSETAEEQAIHIFSENLRNLLLQPPLKGQVVLGVDPAYRTGCKLAVVDETGKMLEVGVIYPTKPWNKIEEAKQAVLKLITNHKIKMIAIGNGTASRETEQFIADLLKEIEDDIFYLIVNEAGASVYSASKIAKEEFPNLQVEERSAVSIARRIQDPLAELVKIDPKSVGVGQYQHDVTQSKLNNSLTFVVETVVNQVGVNVNTASSSLLQYVSGLSKSVADNIVTRREEEGKFTNRAQLKKVPRLGAKTYEQSIGFIRILGGDQPLDQTAIHPESYSVTKDIMKELGMSVDDIGTEKMKDKLQTVSINDLAERYSVGIPTLNDILEALTRPGRDPRDDIQKPLLKTDILSMEDLSKGMELQGTVRNVVDFGAFVDIGVKQDGLVHISKLANRFVKHPMEIVSVGDLVTVWVDDVDATKGRVALTMLEPANQSK; via the coding sequence ATGGAATGGAATGACCAATTAAACGAATTGTTGGCATTAGTAGCAGCTAAGGTTCAATTACAAGAACGCCGAATAAAAAGTGTGATTGAACTTGCTGAAGAAGGGAATACTGTCCCGTTTATTGCTAGATATCGAAAAGAGATGACGGGTGGTATGGACGAAGATCAAATTAGACAAGTGTTAGAAGGGTGGGAATACGCTAACAGTTTGGCGAAAAGAAAAGAGGAAGTGATTCGTCTTATAGATGAACAAGAGAAGTTAACGCCTGAACTGAAGCGAGACATAGAAAAAGCAACAAAACTTCAGGAATTAGAGGATATTTATCGTCCTTATAAACAAAAAAGAAAAACAAAAGCATCAGTGGCAAAAGAAAAAGGGCTTGAACCATTAGCGATGTGGTTATTATCCTTGCCTAAAAGCGGTGATATTGAACAGGAAGCAAAAAAATATATAAGCGTTGAGCACGATTTACATACAATCGAACCGATTTTGCAAGGTGCTCAAGATATCATTAGTGAAATGCTCTCAGATGATCCGGAAGTTCGCAAATTCGTTCGACAGTTAACCTTTAAAGAAGGAATGATCGTGTCAGAGAAAAAAGCAAAAGCAGACGATGAAAAAGCTGTTTTTGAAATGTATTATGAGTATTCGGAGCAGGTTCAAAAGATTGTTCCTCATCGAGTATTAGCTCTCAATAGAGGAGAAAAAGAAGGAGTTTTAAAAGTTTCCGTAAAGGCTCCTGATGACCGCATCATGTCATGGATTGAAAATAAAGTGATACAGGGAGCTCATACAATTGCTCAGCCATTGTTAGCAGATGCCGTGGCAGATGGCTATAAAAGGCTCATTCAACCTTCTGTTGAAAGGGAAATTCGTAAAGAGGTAAGTGAAACAGCTGAAGAACAGGCTATTCATATTTTTTCTGAAAACTTACGTAACTTATTATTGCAACCACCGCTGAAAGGACAAGTTGTCTTAGGAGTAGACCCCGCTTATCGTACTGGTTGTAAACTAGCTGTTGTTGATGAAACAGGAAAGATGCTGGAAGTGGGTGTCATTTATCCAACGAAACCATGGAACAAAATTGAAGAAGCAAAACAGGCAGTACTTAAACTTATTACAAATCATAAAATTAAAATGATTGCAATTGGTAACGGGACAGCCTCCAGGGAAACAGAACAATTTATAGCCGACCTCTTGAAAGAAATTGAGGATGATATTTTCTATCTTATCGTGAATGAAGCAGGGGCAAGTGTTTATTCAGCTTCAAAAATAGCAAAAGAAGAATTTCCTAATCTTCAAGTGGAAGAACGGAGTGCTGTTTCGATTGCTAGACGTATACAGGATCCATTAGCAGAGTTAGTGAAAATTGATCCTAAGTCAGTTGGTGTTGGGCAATATCAACATGATGTGACACAATCTAAGCTTAATAACAGTCTTACATTTGTTGTGGAAACAGTCGTTAACCAAGTAGGGGTGAACGTAAACACAGCTTCGTCTTCCTTGCTTCAATACGTATCTGGACTCTCGAAAAGTGTAGCAGATAATATTGTGACACGACGAGAAGAAGAAGGGAAATTTACAAACCGTGCTCAGTTGAAGAAAGTCCCGAGGCTAGGGGCAAAGACTTACGAGCAGAGTATCGGGTTCATTCGTATCCTTGGTGGTGACCAACCGTTAGATCAAACGGCCATCCATCCCGAATCCTATTCAGTGACAAAGGATATCATGAAGGAACTAGGAATGAGTGTTGATGATATTGGAACTGAAAAAATGAAGGATAAGCTTCAAACTGTTAGTATTAACGATTTAGCTGAACGATATAGTGTGGGGATCCCAACCCTGAATGACATTCTTGAAGCATTAACTAGACCAGGGAGAGACCCCCGTGACGATATCCAAAAACCACTTCTGAAAACGGATATTTTATCTATGGAGGATTTATCTAAAGGCATGGAGCTACAAGGGACGGTAAGAAATGTTGTAGATTTCGGAGCTTTTGTAGACATTGGTGTGAAGCAAGATGGCTTAGTACACATCTCTAAGCTTGCGAACCGATTTGTTAAGCACCCTATGGAAATTGTTTCAGTAGGAGACCTTGTCACCGTCTGGGTAGATGATGTGGATGCCACCAAAGGAAGAGTAGCATTGACGATGCTCGAGCCGGCTAATCAGTCTAAATAA
- the cmpA gene encoding cortex morphogenetic protein CmpA, whose translation MPSWLKRQLQEAYDRRDLRRIRVLNQCWFYYKNSQTDTG comes from the coding sequence ATGCCGTCGTGGTTGAAACGGCAATTGCAAGAGGCGTATGATCGAAGGGATTTAAGGCGTATTCGTGTGTTAAATCAATGTTGGTTCTATTATAAAAACTCCCAGACAGACACAGGATAA
- a CDS encoding SprT family protein: MTNEELQALTEEISKIHFNRPFRHKAYFNNRLRTTGGRYALHSHNIEINPKQLEFYGKEALIKIIKHELCHYHLHLEGKGYQHKDKDFKTLLAAVGGSRYCQTLPGSHNKTHTVHYYQCTSCDHFYKRKRKINITRYVCGSCKGKLKKIKSLPSQKY, encoded by the coding sequence GTGACAAATGAGGAATTACAAGCATTAACGGAAGAAATATCGAAAATCCATTTTAATCGCCCATTTCGCCATAAGGCTTATTTCAATAACCGTTTACGCACCACAGGGGGCCGGTATGCATTACACAGCCATAATATTGAAATCAATCCGAAACAACTTGAGTTTTATGGAAAAGAAGCACTTATAAAAATAATAAAACATGAATTATGTCACTATCACTTACACCTGGAAGGGAAAGGGTATCAGCATAAAGATAAAGACTTCAAAACCCTTCTTGCTGCAGTTGGTGGGAGTCGCTATTGCCAAACGTTACCTGGCTCGCATAACAAGACACATACCGTTCATTATTATCAATGTACAAGCTGTGACCACTTTTATAAAAGAAAACGAAAAATCAATATAACTCGATATGTCTGTGGATCATGTAAAGGAAAACTGAAAAAAATTAAAAGTTTACCATCTCAAAAATATTGA